GCATATACCAGTGATGCTGGACAGTCTTGCCTTGCAGGAACATGACCGCAGAAAGGACAGCAGTGCGCCACTGGAAGGTGGGGAAGGTGGGGGCGATGGCGAGCTTCAGGTTAGCTTTCCAATACTGCAGGTAGTCTTCCTGGTCTTCACCTACCATAACGGTCGGATAGGGGGCTCCAGCATCCTTGAAGGCTTCCAGGATGGTGACGGCGGTACCACCAGCGTCCATCCAGACTGCATCAATGGTGCCGTACTTGGCCAGGTAATCACTCACCACGGTGTTGGCTTTGAAGGAGTCGTAACCAACGAATTCAACACCAATGATATTCAGCTGAGGATTCTCCTCAAAGATCTTGCGGGCTGCACCCCATCGCTGTTCAAGCACGTCCACGCCGGGTAGGATGCGGAAGGCAAGCACGTTACCGCCCTTAGGCAGGTTGTTAACAATGTACTCGGCGCCGGAGATACCGAAGGCATAACCACCGATGGTGCGCTCTGATACAACCGGGCAGTCAGTCTGGGCGTAGCGGTCAAACTGGACTACTGGCATGACCTCGCAGGCCTTCTCGACGATGGGGGTCAGGGCTTCACTGGTGTTGGAAGCAACGATTAAGATGTCGCATTTCCCTGGGGTGTTGATGATGTCTTGGATGTCAGCGATCTGCTTGGCATCATCACCCTGGGCATCCAGGTGGTAGAAGTTCTTGACCAGGCCTTCAGTGCGCAGCTGCTCAACCTGCTCGCGGATGTCGATGTAACCGACCACACGCCATGGATTGTTAACGCCAGCATTCGAGAAGCACACATTGTAGGGGGGCTGCTTCTTAGCGAATTCAGCATATTGCGGGAACTTGGTGATGTCAGTGGCAGTGCTGTCATCCAGGTACTGCAGGTAAATGGGATCGTTCGGATTCAGCGCAGTCTTGGTCATCAGTTCTTTGGATTTATTGTATTCGTCGTCGCTCCAGAACTGTGGTGCTACCTGAGCCGATTCCATCTGTAGACCAGGATTTGCTGCTGGGGCTTCAGTGGCTGCCGCGGGAGCTTCGGTAGCAGCAGCAGGAGCCTCAGTGGCAGCCGCAGGGGCTTCGGTCGCAGCTGGTGCACAAGCAGCCAGGATCATGCTGAATGCGACCAACAAAGAAACAACTAAAAACCAACTCTTTTTCATTAGGAAATCTCCTCCATAAAATTTTGTTTTAACGTTTGTGTTGCTTAATGGTTTGATGGATGTCTCTTGTCTATTTTCGGTGTTCACCTCCTGTATCGTACCTGTTCTCGCGTTTTAATCATTCAATGCAAGTGCTCAGCGAGTTTCTATTTCTTTCTCTGTGACGATAAACCGACATATGCGACTGCACCGATAATGATCAAACCCTGTACCACATCGGTATAGGGTTTGGGCAAACCGAGCATATTAAGCAAGTTAACGATCGCCTGCAGGGTAAATGCCCCGAATATTACGTTAAGCACTGAACCCTTTCCTCCACCAAGCAACACGCCGCCAACCACGCAAGCTGCGATAGCGTTCATTTCGTACCCTTCACCAATGGTAACGTTGACGCCCCCATACCCGCCGGTCATGATGCCCCCGATGATTGCAAAGACTGCACAGAGGATGAAAGTTAGCACACGTACTAAGCGCACCCTCACTCCCGAGAGTTGGCTGGCACGCACGTTATCGCCAATCGCCAGGATTTCCTTACCAAAGTTCATGCGGTTGAACAGCATAATGGCAATGAAGGCTACGATGATCAAAACGATCAGGCCGTACGGCACCCGCCCGAATAGTGGGACATTCTCAATATAATTTCGGCCGAATGCCCGCCAGTTATCTGTCAGGTAACCCTGAGGTGCTCCACCCACATAATACAGGGCAGCCCCACGGACTAACAGCATCATTCCCAGCGTGGTGATGAAGGAAGGTACCTTTAAATAACTGACAATTACGCCATTCAAGAACCCGATCAATACCCCAATCCCCAACATCAGAAGGATTGCCGGGTAGGCATTGGCAGGATCATTGGCAAGCACTTTTGAGCTCACCAGGACTACAAATGTGACGATTGCGCCTACCGTTAAATCAAAACCACCGATCGCTAAAACAAACATCTCGCCTACTGCGATCACGGCCAGGGGTGAAGCTGTGCGCAGGAAGGTCATGATGCCGTTCATCGACTGGTATTTCACCGGGTTCAGGAACCCTAGCACGATGAAGATAATTAAGAAGACCGGGTAGACAGGCGGGATTTTCTTGATCCATGCCCAGGTATTGCGCATGGCGTTGGAGAAACCACCTGGTGAGGTATATGTCGTAGACGTCATTCGATGCACTCCTTACGCTGCTTCTTTCTTTGAGCGTATCGTGTAGGAAGCCACAGCCAATACAATGATCGCACCACGGAAGACCATCTTGAGGTATGGATTGACACCCAGCTGGTTGAACGTCGTGTCGAGGATGCCGAAGATCAACACACCCGCCAGGGTACCCCATACGCCACCTTTGCCACCAGAGAGGGCAGTACCGCCGATCACTGTCGTGGCAATCGAATTAAGGTCATAAATACCGTTCGGACCAACCCACGGTGCACCAGAACGCATCTGGCTGACCAGGAATAAACCTGCCAGGATGGCGGTCATACTGCACAAGATATGGGCACCGATCAGCACTCGGTCGGTTCGCACGCCTGATAAGCGGGCAACTTCGGCGTTCCCACCTACCCCATACAGGTGGGCGCCAAATTTCGTCCGTGCCAGCAGGAACCACCCCAACACAAACACCAGCAGCATAATAATGATCGAAACCGGGATGGATCCGATCGTACCGTATCCGAAATACTCGAAGCTCTTTGGCACACTGCCAGTGTAGTTGGAAAAGGTTGCGTTGATGATGCCTTTGATGATCAGGCTCATGCCCAGGGTGGCGATGAAGGGATTTACTTTTAGTTTCGTAATCACCAGCCCATTCACCAGGCCAATCCCGATCCCAATCACGAAGACCGCGGGAATTGCCCAAGGCAGGTTGGCTGTTTCACCCTGCATGAGGTAAGATGACATCACTGCGGTGATGCTGATGGTATACGCTACCGACAGATCGATGGAAGCGCCCAGGATTACCAGGGTTTGCCCGACCGCCACGATACCCAGAGCCACCGACCGCACCACGATGTTGAGCATGATGGCAGGATTGGTAAATATCTGGCCATCAGCCATCACCTGATCCAAAATTCCACTAACCAGGAAAACGACGATCAGGAAGAAATAAACAGGAGGGATATGGATAGAGCGGGCAGTCCGCTTGAACCAACTGTCAGTTGCAGGTATGGTTGTCATTTCATCAGGCTCCTACTGTGGCAGGTGCCTCTGCCTGGGTCTCTTTTGCATGTCCGATAGCCATCAACATGATCTCCTGTTCCGTCGATCTGGCTGGAAGCTCTCCGGCGATCCGATGGTCTGCCATGACCAGCACCCGGTCGCTCATCCCGATGACCTCAGGCAGCTCCGACGAGATCATCAGAACGGCAATCCCCTTCTTGGTTAATTCGCGGATCATATCGTGAATACCCGCCTTCGACTCCACATCAATCCCGCGCGTCGGCTCATCAAAAATAAATACATCCGCATCTGAGGCCAGCCACTTGGCGAGCACCACCTTTTGCTGGTTTCCACCACTCAGGAATTGTGCCTCTCGGTCGAAGGAATCTGTGCGAATATCCACCTGTTTGCCGAGCATGGGTACGAGTTTACGGGAACTTCGGATACCATCCTTAAAAATGAGTCCAAATAAGAATTGAACAGCCCTTACTGTCAATAGCATGTTATCTCTGATTGGCTGCCGCGAAGCGAGTCCTTCCGATTTTCGATCTTCAGTGACAAAGCCGATTTTATTCTTGATCGCTTTGGCCGGACTCTTAAGCGCCATTACCTTGCCATGCAGCTCTAAGGTGCCAGTTTTAAAAGGCATAACCCCGAACAAAGCCTGGGCCAATTCTGTTCGCCCCGATCCTTGCAGGCCAGCTACCCCAAGCACTTCACCGCTGCGTAGCTCAAAGTTAATATCCTTCAAGATCTGGTTGGAAGCATTCGATACTTTTAACACTACCTCACCAAAGTCCTCCGGCTTGCCCAGGGGCGGGAAGTAGTGGTCAAGGGTACGTCCGACCATCAAATACACCACATCAGCCGGGGCGACGTCTTTTTTCATGACCGTCTTAATCAGCTTGCCATCTTTCAAGACCGTGATCTTTTCCGCTAGATCAAACACCTCTCTCAAGCGGTGGGAGATAAAAATGATTGAAATGCCTTTTTGCTTCAGCCGCCCAACCAGGTCATTGAGCAGACCTACTTCGGTGTAGGTTAATGCGGCAGTGGGCTCATCCATGATCAGCACTTTTGCCTTGAAGGAGATGGCCTTGGCAATCTCAACCAGCTGTTGCTCTGCCACTGACAGGCTGCTTACTAAAGCGGTTGGTGAGATCAATTTCTCCACACCCAGATCTTTCAATACTTCCACGGCTTCCTTGTTCATTTTGCGGATGTCGAGTGTCCCTAGTTTAGACGATTCACGCGCCAGGAAGATATTATGGGCCACGGTACGTTCGGGAAGCAGGTTGAACTCTTGATAGATAATGCTGACGCCTTTCATCTGGGCTTCGCGCGGGTGAGAAAATGATACTTTTTCTCCACCCAGGTGCATCGTCCCAGAATCAGGGATATACGCGCCAGACATAACTTTCATCAGTGTAGACTTACCTGCGCCGTTCTCTCCCACCACAGCATGAATTTCTCCAGGGAAGAATTGTAATGACACATCGTCCAGGGCAACTACACCTGGGAAACGTTTGGAGATATTCTGCACTTCCATCGTGGGCTGGATGGTTTCGGGTGGTATTTGTTCGGTTTCTGCTACAGCTACATTTTCCATAAGCGAATCCTCGTTGCTTTTCTAACGACCGATCAAGCAAATAAGGTTTTCAAGAATTGCAGACCTTGTTGGGCGATCGCATCCTGGCTTGGGGCGATTTCACGCCAGATACAGACTGCACGGGCGATCTCTTTTACTTGCGAAGTAAATGATTCGATTACAACCTGCCCTTGATAATTGGCGCTCTTGAGTGCCTGGGCGATTTCCTGCCAGTGTACCTGGCCGGTACCAGGCACGCCGCGGTCATTTTCGCAGGCATGGAAATGGAAAATCCTATTTCCTGCCAGGCGGATTGCTTCAGCGCTGTTCTTTTCTTCCAGGTGCATGTGGAAAGTGTCCAGGTGGAATCCGATGTTATCCCTTCCAACATCCTGGATGAAATTTAGTCCTTGTGAGACAGTGTTGATCATGTCGGTTTCAAAACGGTTTAATGGCTCGAGGGCTAATTTTACCCCGTTTAATGACGCAAAGTCACAACAATCGCGAAGCTCTAATACTGCAGTCGACCACTCCACTGCTCTGGCCCGGTCATCTTCCAGGTGAGGTTTACCGACCGCCGAGTACATGGGGCCGCAGATCACTGGAGAGCCAGTCTGGGCCGCCGCATCAATCATCCAGTGGATATATCTACGAGAGTTATCACGGATAGCCGGGTCGGAACTGCTGATATTGCGGTCGGGGCCAAACACACCGCAGATAATCGTTGATAACTGGTTCTTATCAAGTGCTTCCTTAATACGGGGAACATCGAGCAATGCAGGATTTTCGCAGGCGATTTCCAGGATATCGAAACCCATCGCCTTTACCTTGGGAGCCAGGTCGATTACCGCTTCAGTTGTGCTAGGTGACACCCAAACAAATGAATTTACACCGAATTTCATCAATTGCACCTCATTCAGCAACAACTCCCAACCGGTTGGGTGATAGGGCGAATATGTTGTCCATCGCCAGGTTGATGGCTCCAATTACCCCTGCATCCGTGCCGATTTCGGTAAACACGATCAACAGGTCACGCGTTGCCAGGGGCAGGGAGCGGCGTAAGACAGTCTGGCGGATGGATGACAACAGCAGGTCACCCAGGTGACTGACCCCTCCGCCGATAACGATCATCCCGGGATTATAGAAATTAACCATGCCAGCCAGTACATCACCGATGGCTTGGCCGCTCTCGCGAATGATATGGGTAGCCATGGCATCGCCTTCACCGGAGGCGTTCCCCACGTCTTCTGCTCGCAGGGTGTTGCCATTCGTCTCATAGTACTTTTGCAGGATGAGGCTGCTGCCTGCCTGAACGGCGGCGATCGCACGATCAGCAATTGCCGGCCCACCAGCCACCGCTTCCAGGCAGCCGCGGTTACCGCAGTGACACACAGGACCATTTTTATCGACACAGATATGACCGATATCCCCGGCACAGCCGCTGGCCCCCCGATAGATTTTCCCCTCACAGATGATGCCTGCACCGATGCCTGTGCCGATTTTTATAAAGATGAGATTATCCGTCTCCCTACCTGCGCCTTGGTAAATTTCACCCAGGGCCATCAGGTTCACGTCATTATCCACGACCACATTCGCCTGGGGAAACCATTGCTGGACTGTTTGAATGATGGGGTAACGG
The genomic region above belongs to Anaerolineales bacterium and contains:
- a CDS encoding ABC transporter permease, with protein sequence MTTIPATDSWFKRTARSIHIPPVYFFLIVVFLVSGILDQVMADGQIFTNPAIMLNIVVRSVALGIVAVGQTLVILGASIDLSVAYTISITAVMSSYLMQGETANLPWAIPAVFVIGIGIGLVNGLVITKLKVNPFIATLGMSLIIKGIINATFSNYTGSVPKSFEYFGYGTIGSIPVSIIIMLLVFVLGWFLLARTKFGAHLYGVGGNAEVARLSGVRTDRVLIGAHILCSMTAILAGLFLVSQMRSGAPWVGPNGIYDLNSIATTVIGGTALSGGKGGVWGTLAGVLIFGILDTTFNQLGVNPYLKMVFRGAIIVLAVASYTIRSKKEAA
- a CDS encoding sugar ABC transporter ATP-binding protein, which encodes MEVQNISKRFPGVVALDDVSLQFFPGEIHAVVGENGAGKSTLMKVMSGAYIPDSGTMHLGGEKVSFSHPREAQMKGVSIIYQEFNLLPERTVAHNIFLARESSKLGTLDIRKMNKEAVEVLKDLGVEKLISPTALVSSLSVAEQQLVEIAKAISFKAKVLIMDEPTAALTYTEVGLLNDLVGRLKQKGISIIFISHRLREVFDLAEKITVLKDGKLIKTVMKKDVAPADVVYLMVGRTLDHYFPPLGKPEDFGEVVLKVSNASNQILKDINFELRSGEVLGVAGLQGSGRTELAQALFGVMPFKTGTLELHGKVMALKSPAKAIKNKIGFVTEDRKSEGLASRQPIRDNMLLTVRAVQFLFGLIFKDGIRSSRKLVPMLGKQVDIRTDSFDREAQFLSGGNQQKVVLAKWLASDADVFIFDEPTRGIDVESKAGIHDMIRELTKKGIAVLMISSELPEVIGMSDRVLVMADHRIAGELPARSTEQEIMLMAIGHAKETQAEAPATVGA
- a CDS encoding ABC transporter substrate-binding protein — its product is MESAQVAPQFWSDDEYNKSKELMTKTALNPNDPIYLQYLDDSTATDITKFPQYAEFAKKQPPYNVCFSNAGVNNPWRVVGYIDIREQVEQLRTEGLVKNFYHLDAQGDDAKQIADIQDIINTPGKCDILIVASNTSEALTPIVEKACEVMPVVQFDRYAQTDCPVVSERTIGGYAFGISGAEYIVNNLPKGGNVLAFRILPGVDVLEQRWGAARKIFEENPQLNIIGVEFVGYDSFKANTVVSDYLAKYGTIDAVWMDAGGTAVTILEAFKDAGAPYPTVMVGEDQEDYLQYWKANLKLAIAPTFPTFQWRTAVLSAVMFLQGKTVQHHWYMPQPDVTNENLDTYINTEMPPLHYALCGCEDMTNYPDSWKNPDINKYVDVMP
- a CDS encoding sugar phosphate isomerase/epimerase — translated: MKFGVNSFVWVSPSTTEAVIDLAPKVKAMGFDILEIACENPALLDVPRIKEALDKNQLSTIICGVFGPDRNISSSDPAIRDNSRRYIHWMIDAAAQTGSPVICGPMYSAVGKPHLEDDRARAVEWSTAVLELRDCCDFASLNGVKLALEPLNRFETDMINTVSQGLNFIQDVGRDNIGFHLDTFHMHLEEKNSAEAIRLAGNRIFHFHACENDRGVPGTGQVHWQEIAQALKSANYQGQVVIESFTSQVKEIARAVCIWREIAPSQDAIAQQGLQFLKTLFA
- a CDS encoding ABC transporter permease; protein product: MTSTTYTSPGGFSNAMRNTWAWIKKIPPVYPVFLIIFIVLGFLNPVKYQSMNGIMTFLRTASPLAVIAVGEMFVLAIGGFDLTVGAIVTFVVLVSSKVLANDPANAYPAILLMLGIGVLIGFLNGVIVSYLKVPSFITTLGMMLLVRGAALYYVGGAPQGYLTDNWRAFGRNYIENVPLFGRVPYGLIVLIIVAFIAIMLFNRMNFGKEILAIGDNVRASQLSGVRVRLVRVLTFILCAVFAIIGGIMTGGYGGVNVTIGEGYEMNAIAACVVGGVLLGGGKGSVLNVIFGAFTLQAIVNLLNMLGLPKPYTDVVQGLIIIGAVAYVGLSSQRKK